The Pelagibacterium halotolerans B2 genome has a segment encoding these proteins:
- a CDS encoding L,D-transpeptidase family protein, which produces MKKFLNSGLKTLLLGAFAGISLLSFSATATAFETVLVDGVQATRIMIAPPRNGLEKTIRDGLRDAMAQAPSGRAADDASQLYYFYGARHFEPLWLTESNDGIAFSGAAEQILTVFKDAYLQGLDPADYLIDMEALDAAANDPAALAALEAEFSASILRYANDAHTGRLDPRSVSGYIDVASKSVDEAELFSAVATASDPAGVLLSYHPTHREFVALRDLLARHYAGEIEDLPPIGEGKLIKLGMLDERVPVLRERMGLRLTPDADPLVYDDELASAVEAFQTTMGLNPDGVVGPATIAAINGANGATRGDIVANMERWRWMPEDLGDFNVFVNIPEFRLDVNREGRSVWNTRVIVGTAKNQTPMFSDMIRHVVTNPYWNVPSSILSAEIFPQVARNPNYIASQNMELLYQGNAIDPWMVDWSRASPSMFRVRQKPGTSNALGQVKFLFPNSHDVYLHDTNARYLFDRSMRALSHGCVRVQDPFGFAEALLQHEPSLTVASLEGTLGGSERWFNMDQQVPVHLAYFTLRIDADGTVRSFSDLYGHNARIIEMLEL; this is translated from the coding sequence ATGAAAAAGTTTTTGAACTCCGGGCTCAAAACGCTCCTTTTGGGAGCATTCGCGGGCATTTCGCTTTTGAGTTTCAGCGCGACGGCCACCGCGTTTGAGACAGTGCTGGTCGACGGCGTCCAGGCGACGCGGATAATGATCGCGCCCCCGCGCAACGGGCTGGAAAAGACCATTCGCGACGGTTTGCGTGACGCCATGGCCCAGGCGCCTTCCGGCCGCGCCGCCGACGATGCATCCCAGCTTTACTACTTCTACGGCGCACGCCATTTCGAACCGCTCTGGCTGACCGAGAGCAATGACGGCATCGCTTTTTCGGGCGCGGCCGAGCAGATTTTGACCGTCTTCAAGGATGCCTATCTCCAGGGCCTTGATCCGGCCGACTATCTGATCGACATGGAAGCGCTCGATGCGGCCGCCAACGATCCGGCAGCGCTCGCGGCGCTGGAAGCGGAATTCTCCGCCTCCATCCTGCGCTATGCCAACGATGCCCATACCGGAAGGCTCGATCCGCGCTCGGTGTCGGGTTATATCGACGTTGCGTCCAAAAGCGTCGACGAGGCCGAACTCTTTTCCGCCGTCGCCACCGCCTCCGACCCCGCCGGGGTGCTGCTGAGCTACCATCCGACCCACCGGGAATTTGTCGCTCTGCGCGACCTGCTGGCCCGCCACTACGCCGGTGAGATCGAGGATCTTCCTCCCATCGGCGAAGGCAAACTCATCAAGCTGGGCATGCTCGACGAGCGCGTACCGGTTTTGCGCGAACGGATGGGCCTGCGCCTCACGCCGGACGCCGACCCTCTGGTCTATGATGACGAACTTGCTTCGGCCGTCGAGGCGTTCCAGACCACAATGGGCCTTAATCCCGATGGCGTCGTCGGCCCGGCCACAATTGCCGCAATCAACGGAGCAAATGGTGCCACCCGCGGCGATATCGTCGCCAATATGGAACGCTGGCGCTGGATGCCCGAAGACCTCGGAGACTTTAACGTCTTCGTCAACATTCCCGAATTCCGCCTCGACGTGAACCGGGAGGGCCGCTCGGTCTGGAACACACGCGTCATCGTGGGCACGGCCAAGAACCAGACGCCAATGTTTTCCGACATGATCCGGCACGTGGTGACCAACCCCTATTGGAACGTGCCGTCCTCGATCCTGAGCGCCGAAATCTTCCCTCAGGTCGCGCGCAATCCCAATTACATTGCCAGCCAGAACATGGAACTGCTCTATCAGGGCAACGCCATCGACCCCTGGATGGTGGACTGGTCGCGCGCCAGCCCGTCAATGTTCCGCGTGCGCCAGAAGCCGGGCACGTCAAACGCCTTGGGTCAGGTGAAATTCCTCTTCCCCAATTCCCATGACGTCTATCTGCACGACACCAATGCCCGCTATCTTTTCGACCGCTCCATGCGGGCGCTCAGCCATGGCTGCGTTCGGGTACAGGATCCGTTCGGCTTCGCCGAAGCCCTGCTCCAGCATGAACCCAGCCTCACTGTCGCATCGCTCGAAGGCACGCTCGGCGGCAGCGAACGCTGGTTCAACATGGACCAGCAGGTTCCAGTCCATCTGGCCTATTTCACCTTGCGGATCGACGCGGACGGAACCGTGAGATCGTTCTCCGATCTCTACGGGCACAACGCCAGGATCATTGAAATGCTTGAGCTTTAA